In Xenopus laevis strain J_2021 chromosome 2S, Xenopus_laevis_v10.1, whole genome shotgun sequence, a genomic segment contains:
- the h2ac1.S gene encoding H2A clustered histone 1 S homeolog isoform X1 has protein sequence MSGRGKKVQKAASGKASRSAKAGLQFPVGRIHRLLRKGNYAVRIGSGSAIYLAATLEYLCAEVLELAGNAARDNKKLRIMPRHIQLAVRNDDELAKLFEGVTIADGGVLPNIQSALLPKKTVKGSSSSQEPTAVESQEF, from the coding sequence ATGTCTGGCCGTGGCAAAAAGGTGCAGAAGGCTGCTAGCGGCAAGGCCTCCAGATCAGCCAAGGCAGGTTTGCAGTTCCCAGTGGGTCGTATCCACAGGCTTCTGAGGAAGGGAAACTACGCTGTGAGAATTGGTTCTGGATCTGCCATCTACCTGGCCGCCACTCTGGAATACCTGTGTGCTGAGGTGTTGGAATTGGCAGGGAACGCTGCCAGGGACAACAAGAAACTCCGGATCATGCCAAGGCACATCCAGCTGGCAGTCAGGAATGATGATGAACTGGCCAAGCTGTTTGAGGGTGTGACCATCGCTGATGGAGGAGTCCTGCCCAACATCCAATCTGCTCTGCTGCCAAAGAAAACGGTCAAAGGCTCCTCATCTTCACAAGAACCTACAGCAGTTGAGTCCCAGGAATTTTAA